The sequence ACTTCCTTGAGGGTCTGCTGGGCCAGCTCGCGGGTCGGCAGCAGGATCAGCGCGCGGGCGCCGCTCTTGGGCTTTTCCTCGGCGAGCAGGCGATGCAGCAACGGCAGCAGGAAGGCGGCAGTCTTGCCGCTGCCGGTCTGCGCCGTCACGCGCAGGTCGCGGCCCTCCAGCGCCTTCGGGATGGCGGCGGCCTGCACGGCGGTCGGCTCGGTGAAGGACAGGCTGTCGAGCGCCTTGAGCAGGCGTTCATGGAGGGCGAATTGGGCGAACAAGGCAAACCTCGGCGTGACGAAAGATCAAATAGCTGCATAGCCTACCGGTTGCCGCCGGCGAACGCAGGTTTTATTCGCCTGCCGGCGCAAACGGACGGACTTCATCCGGTCGCCTGGCCGCGATGCCAGGGCAGTGCCATGCTCAGGACAGGTGCGCAACGCGCGCCCATTCCGGAGAACGACCGTGCCACCGACCCTCATCTATTACGTGGCCGCCAGCCTGGACGGCTTCATCGCCCGCCCCGACGGCAGCGTCGACTGGCTGCCCGCACTGGCCGGCAGCGACGACGATCACGGCTACGCCGCTTTCTATGCCGGCATCGATGGCCTGCTCATGGGCCGTGCCACCTACCTGCAGTGCCTGGATTTCGGCACCTGGCCCTATCCGGACAAACCGGTCCTGGTGCTGACCCGCGCCAATCACCTGCCCCGGGCGTCTGCGCAGCTGGAACTGCGCCACTGTTCGCCGGCCGAAGCCCTGGAGCATCTGCACGGCCTGGGTTGCGAGCGCATCTGGCTGGTCGGCGGCGGCAGCCTGGCCGGCAACTGCCTGGCGGCCGACTTGCTCGACGAGGTGATCGTCAGCATCATTCCGCACCTGCTCGGCGCCGGCATCCCGCTGTTCGGCATCGGCCTCGAGCGACGCCTGCAGTTGCTCGAGCAGCGCAGTTTTCCCAGCGGCATCGTGCAGATGCGCTACCAGGTGCTGAAGGAACGCCCCGAACCATGACCCAGACCGTACTCGCCATCGCCGCCGCCTGCCTGCTCGACGAAGCCGGCCGCCTATTGCTCGTGCGCAAGCGCGGCACTCGCGCCTTCATGCTGCCCGGCGGCAAGCGCGAACCCGGCGAGAACCCGCTCCAGGCGCTGCAGCGCGAACTGCAAGAAGAGCTCGGCCTGGCGTTGCCGGAAGCGGCCCTGGCGCCGCTCGGCCGTTTCCAGGCCGCAGCAGCCAACGAGCCCGACACCCAGGTCGACGCCCACATCTACCTGGCCGCCCTGCCCCATCCGGTGGCCGCCGCAGCGGAGCTGGAAGAGCTGGCCTGGCTGGAGCGCGATGCCGAACCGATGGCCAATCTGGCGCCCCTGCTACGCGAAAAAGTCCTGCCTGCGCTGAAAAATCACCACGAGTGATGACGAAAAGCAGTCAATAACCTGCACTTCGTCGGGTTTTTACCCGGGTCACCACATCGCGTTATCCCCCTCCGCGCGCCCTTTCCCGGGGCGCGACCCGGCCATTGGCCACCCCGCGAAGAACCCCATTGCATAGGGCTTCCGGCGATAAGGCCGGCCCCCGACCCACGGGTGCTGGCACATGTCATCAGCCGCTCGCGGAGTCACATTGCTCATTTTTCAATCGACGAACGGTAAAAACACTGTCACCTGAAGTCGGTCAGAATGCCGCCACTTTTCCTCACGGACCAAAGGACACCATCGCCCGCCGAAGAGCAACGGCGATCCAGCGGAGTCTGGGTTACATCAACAACCAGTAAGAAGACATGCCGAATGCGCAGTACCCTTTTGACATGCCTTTCCATAGGCTTGGCGACTAGTTTGGCCGCCTTTGTAACCGGGGTGGAAGCCTCTCCGCGGGCTGTACGAACCTACTCGCCCGCTCCACTCGAACTCCGCGTCCCGCTGCAGGGCAAGGACCTGCTGGGCGTGCCCGCGCCGACCAAGCAGGCCCCCAGTGACGCCCACCAGGTGACCCAGCGTGCCTTCAGCATGATCGGCACGCCCTACCGCTGGGGCGGCACCTCGCCCAAGGGCTTCGACTGCAGCGGCCTGGTCAAGTACGTGTACCGCGATGTCGACGACGTCGAACTGCCGCGCACAGCCCGGGCCATCTACCAGAGCAGCAACCCCAAGGTCTCGCGCGGCGACCTGCAGCCCGGCGACCTGGTGTTCTTCCGCATCCGCAGCCGCAGTGTCGACCATGTCGGCATCTATGTCGGCAACGACCGCTTCGTCCACGCACCGCGTCGTGGGCAGAAGGTCAAGGTGGCCAACCTCAACGACAAGTACTGGCAGCGCCATTACCTGGCCGCCAAGCGTGTCCTGCCGGAAACCCTGGCCAAGGCCGACCTGCCCGGACACCGTTACGAGTAAGCCGAGCCGCACAGCAAAAACCCCGGGCATGCTGCCGGGGTTTTTCGTTTTCAGCCATTCATTCCGCGCCGTGCCTGCTTGCGCAACAGGCGCACACTGTCCCAGCCGGTAAGCAGAATCGCCAGCCAGATCGGCCCGTAGGTCCACAGCTGCTCGGCCCTGAAACTCTCACCGAGGAACAGCACGGCCAAGGCGAACAGCAGCATCGGCTCGACGTAGCTGAGGATGCCGAATAGCCCCATCGGCAGCAGCCGGCTGGAGGCCATCATGGCGCCGAAGGCCAGCGCGCTGATCAGCCCGAGCACCGGCAGCAATGCCCACAGGCGCGGCGTATCGACGAACACGTGGCGATCGCCGAAGTGCCAGATGGTCCACACGGCGAAGGGCAGCAACACCAGCATCTCGAAGACGAAGCCGGAAAGCGCGTCCACGCCC is a genomic window of Pseudomonas knackmussii B13 containing:
- a CDS encoding dihydrofolate reductase family protein: MPPTLIYYVAASLDGFIARPDGSVDWLPALAGSDDDHGYAAFYAGIDGLLMGRATYLQCLDFGTWPYPDKPVLVLTRANHLPRASAQLELRHCSPAEALEHLHGLGCERIWLVGGGSLAGNCLAADLLDEVIVSIIPHLLGAGIPLFGIGLERRLQLLEQRSFPSGIVQMRYQVLKERPEP
- a CDS encoding NUDIX hydrolase, producing the protein MTQTVLAIAAACLLDEAGRLLLVRKRGTRAFMLPGGKREPGENPLQALQRELQEELGLALPEAALAPLGRFQAAAANEPDTQVDAHIYLAALPHPVAAAAELEELAWLERDAEPMANLAPLLREKVLPALKNHHE
- a CDS encoding C40 family peptidase; the encoded protein is MRSTLLTCLSIGLATSLAAFVTGVEASPRAVRTYSPAPLELRVPLQGKDLLGVPAPTKQAPSDAHQVTQRAFSMIGTPYRWGGTSPKGFDCSGLVKYVYRDVDDVELPRTARAIYQSSNPKVSRGDLQPGDLVFFRIRSRSVDHVGIYVGNDRFVHAPRRGQKVKVANLNDKYWQRHYLAAKRVLPETLAKADLPGHRYE